TATTAATTCCTAGATCCTTGGCTTTCCAAAGTTCGCCTACCACACGAGATGAGCGGATAATGGTTTTCGAGGGAACACAACCGACGTTTAAGCAATCTCCACCCATGAGATGCTTTTCAATCAACGCCACTTTTAATCCTAAATCCAAACCCGCAGCACCTGCAGCTACCACTAATCCCGCAGTACCGGCACCAATTACTACTAAGTCGTAAATATCAGCAGGTTCGGGATTAATCCAATTTGGTGGATGGACATAAGATACCAATTTTTGGTTATACTCGTCCATTGGGCGAACTGTGATTTTCTCAAATTCCGCATTCGACATTGTTGACACTCCTTTGAAGGCTGAAGGTTGAAGCTTTGAGGCTGACAGTTGAGGCTTTGAGGGTGATGCGATAATAGATGGGGTAAGGGCGCAAGGCCTTGCGCCCCTACAAAGGTATTAATCTGTTACCGGATTTTAAACAATTGCTGTAATTCCCGATCCCCCCATCTCCCCACGTCCCTAGTTACTCACAGCCTGATCTAAGGCTTTGCGGGCTACACGGGTGACAAAAACTGTCACAGCGATGGTAGCGATCAAACCAAGGATGCGAATTAACCATTGTAGAGTGGGGTTAGTAGGTTGAGCCTCAGTCCCAATTCTGGCAAGATTACCAGCTAAGGAACCAATATAAACGTACATGATAGTTCCCGGAATCATCCCCACAGAACCAATAAAGTAATCTTTGAGAGACACTCCTGTAATTCCAAAGGCGTAGTTTAATAAATTGAAAGGAAATATGGGAGAAAGTCGCGTTAACAGGACAATTTTTAATCCTTCTTTAGCAACAGCTTGGTCAATAGCGGCAAATTTTTTGTTACCTGTGATTTTACTTGCTACCCAACCTCTGGCTAAATAACGTCCGACAATAAAAGCAGCGGTAGCGCCTAAAGTTGCACCAATGAATACGTAAATAGAACCCCAAACTACACCAAATATCACACCAGATCCCAAGGTGAGAATCGAGCCGGGTAAAAAAGCGACTGTAGCAATAATATAAAGTACTATAAAAGCGATTGCTCCTACAGCACCAAGGCTATTAATCGATTGTAAAGCGTCTCGTAAAATTGCTTGGGGGTTGAACTGGGGGCTGGGAACTGGGACGCTGATAAACAACGTAGAGGCTTGAGCTAAATCCTGGTTTGTGTTCCAAAAAATGGCACAAATTAGTGACAAAAATATGAATACAAATCCTATTGTGATGTAGGTAGAATATTTAGTGTTTTTCTGGGACATGATATTAGTTATGATTATTTGTATCATGGGTAATTTCTGCTGTTGCTACAGTTTGTTTGAGAGCTTTTTGAGCAATTTTTGTCACATAAACAGTGACAGCAACGGTAGCAATTAATCCAACTATTTGTAGCACCCATTCCGCGATTTGACTTTGTGGATTACTTGGCTGATGATGGATGTTAATCATAGCGAGATTACCTGCAAGAGAACCAATGTAAACGTACATCACCGTACCTGGAACAATCCCTATTGAACCTAAGATATAATCTCTCAGCGAAACTTGTGTCACTCCAAAAGCATAATTTAATAAATTGAACGGAAATAGGGGTGAAAGGCGAGTTAATAGCACAATTTTCCATCCCTCTGTGGCTACTGCTAAATCAAGGGCTTTAAATTTAGGATGTTTTTCTATTTGTTGAGAAACCCAATCCCGTGAAAGATAGCGTCCAATCAAGAAAGCCAAAGTGGCGCCGATAATTGCAGCAATTAATACATATATAGACCCCCAAAATAGACCAAAGAGACAACCACCTTTTAAAGTCAGAATCGAGCCTGGTATAAATAGCAAGGTAGCCAAGTTGTAGACGACTATGAAAGCAATAGGTCCTAATGCACCAAGACTGTTGATCCAAATTATTGAAGTCTGCAAAAATTCCTGAACATTAAAGTGTTTGGTCACAATTATCAGGGTAGCAAGCAGACAACTTAGGAGAGCAAATTTTAGTATAGTATATAATCTGCGTTTGTGCATTTTCAGTTATCGGCATGTATAAGTAGGTGGGCGCAAATAAACCGTACTGGCGTTGGTCGTCATTTGTCATTGGTAAGAAGTAGGGTGCGTCAGAACTGGAAAATTAGTAATCTTCTCCTAAAATTAACCTGTGTGACGCACCCTGCAAACTACTATCTCAATCTAAGATATGCTCATTCAATGAAAAGCAGCTTAAAATTTTCTTAATTTTTCCCGACGATACCAGCTACGAATTCGCGCTGGTGACACACCGAGTAAATAAGCAATAATTACTATTTGATTAATCAGCGTAGTTTTCAAAATTCCCGTTTGCAACCACCGACGGGCTGAGGTGATAACTGGTACTTTTATGATAGCAATTCTGCCGATAGGTTTTAAACGTCGTATAAGTTCAAAGTCTTCCATAATTGGCAATTCACGAAAGTAGCCAATTTGCTGGAATATTTCTTTAGTGATAAAAATTGCTTGATCACCATAGGGCATTTGCCAAAGGCGCGATCGCCAATTCACTCCCCATTCTACCCACCGGATACCCCACCCCGATGTATCAATCTGCAAGGTAAAGGCACCTGCTACAATCCCTGGCTGTTGTAGCGCTGTGCGAATCATGATATCAAACTCAGTTGGTAAACGGGTATCTGCATGGAGAAACAGCAGAATATCGCCACTAGCAGCCAAAGCACCTGTGTTCATTTGTACAGCACGCCCAGGAGATGATGAGATAACTTTAGCACCTAATGACTGAGCTATTTCTCTAGTGTCATCTTGGGAGCCACCATCTACCACAATTACTTCTATATTTGTACTGGGTTGAGTAGACGCGATCGCTTGTTTAATATTTCCCGCTTCATTCAGTGTGGGAATGATAATAGAAATTTTGGCATTGTTCACAAATATCTACCAATTGTTCGCTATATATCTGTTAATAGTCGTGCTTTTCGCCGAATAAAATCAAGTAATGTTTCTTGGGAAGAAATAATATCAGATCTACCTTCCATACCAGATTGAATCACACATTTGCGATCGCCAGAAATTAACACCTGTTTTTCTGGCTGGATGGTGATTTGGTAAGTAGCTGTGTTTGAACTCTGATTTTCAGGAGAGATGGTATCTGGCGAAATGTCTCGCACTTGAGCTTTTAAAGTACCATATTCAGTGTAGGAACAGCCAGAAAGACGCAGTTAAATCGAGTTTTTGGTCATCAGCCGTCAGGATACATTGTTCACCATCACCATAATAAACATCTAATTGTACTTCCGTGCCAAGATCCCATTACTTTGCCTTCTGGTAGCGAACCAGAACCGGATTTTGTGATTGCTCGTGCTACAGATGATCATTATTTATCTGCTCATCCCAGCCCAAAGGATGTTTTACTAGTAATTGAAATTGCTGATTCTTCTTTGAATTATGACCAAGAGGTGAAAATACCCCTTTATGCAGAAGCCGGAATTTCCGATTACTGGATATTTAATTTAGTTGCTCAACATTTAGAATGCTATAGCGAACCTTATCAAGAATTAACTCTTAATTTCGCTTATGGTCTCAAGCGAATTTTCTTGCCTAATCAGTCAGTTATTCTGCCTTGTTTTTCCGATTTATCTCTAGATTTATCTCGGATTTTTCCGCGAATTACTGTTTGAAATCATCGTGTTGGACTACCCCCACTACCCCAAGGTTTTATCTGAGTACCTTTATCTCTTCCTCGGACATTTATACCAATAAAAGATTTATTATCAGCATCCGGACTTATCCAAAAATTAATTGAGTTATTGCGTTCTTGTTGTGAAATTTTATCACATGCTTTCCATCCAACAAAAGTAATAGAACCTTTTCGTCCCCAACTCGATTCCAAAGCACGTGTTATTCTAACCACAACTTCCTCTAAACTTAGATTAGGTGCATGGATAAGACCATTCTGCCACCAATTTGAGCTTCGTTGACCAACTGAACTACCAGGCTGAAGACATACTTGAATTAAAGATGTTTTGTCTTTTTCAGGATTCCCAGGATTAACCATGTCAGAATTACACTGTCTGAGAATGGATATCCCAACCAAAAATCCTTGGCTCATGACATAGGATTATCCCTAGACACAATTAATAGATTCCTCAATGCTAAACCTGTTCTGTATGGAACCTTTGAAGAAATATGTCGGAAATTAAACCTGGATTGGAAAGAAATCTCCACTCCAGATTTTGAGTCTACTTCTCTTCAAAAAACTATACATACTCAGGAATCATTAAGCAAAAAATACCAAGACTGGGGAACTGCGGTTGATGTCTCAGTGTTTTACGATCGCACCCAAGAAATGGCACAGTTAGAGTCATGGATATTGGAATATAGCTGTCGCTTAGTGACAATATTCGGCATGGGTGGGGTTGGTAAGACAAGTTTAGCAACCAAGCTGGCAAAACAGATCCAGGATGAATTTGATTATCTGATTTGGCGTTCTTTAGAGGTTGTTTTAAAAGTCCTGTCGTTGGTAGCAAAACGTTTTAGATCCCCCTAAATCCCCCTTAAAAAGGGGGACTTTGAGAAGTTTTCCCCCCTTTTTAAGGGGGGCTGGGGGGATCGAGCAGTGCTTAAAATGACAGCTAATCACTTTGAAAACAACCTCTAAAGGTACGAGAAATGGCAATTGCCTTCAACAACTGCTTTGAAAAAATTGCAGAGCCAAACAAAGCCCGCACAGGCGACTTTAAGTATACCCAAATACTGTTCTGGATCAATTCCCAAATATCTTAGGGACTTCCAGAAATTAAATTATCCAGGGTAGGTGCGTCAGTACCAAGAATTTCGAGCTACGTTTTGAGTTTATCGCTGCTGACGCACCCTACAATTGTATATTTTTTTATTTGGAAGTCCCTTACAGCAATTTTCATCGATTTGAACCACATTCTTTGTAGGGGTTTAGCATTGCTAAACCCGTACCGCGTGGTCTATTGACCTGAAAACTGCTATAATTGCGCTGCTAATTGTTGGGCGCGTTGTTCAGCTTGTTGGACTCTTTGGGCGCCAGATCGCCTTGTAAATTGGGCTGCTTTTTCTATACTTCAATAGAATTGAGATAAAGCTAATATACATTACACTCATTAAACTTCATTTCCCATGACCACTTCTCAACGCCGCTATCACATCACTACTTTTGGATGCCAAATGAATAAAGCCGACTCAGAGCGCATGGCTGGCATTTTAGAAGACATGGGTTTTGAATTTGCTGAAGATCCCAATCATGCTGATTTAATTCTCTACAATACTTGTACAATTAGGGATAATGCCGAGCAAAAGGTATATTCCTACCTGGGCAGACAGGCAAAGCGTAAACACGAGCAGCCTGATTTAACATTGATTGTCGCTGGTTGTGTTGCCCAGCAAGAAGGGGAAAGTCTGTTGCGGCGCGTGCCAGAATTGGATTTGGTGATGGGGCCACAATACGCTAACCAGCTAAAAAATTTGCTGGAATCGGTTTTGGCTGGTAATCAAATTGTCGCCACTGAGCCGGTTCACATTATGGAAGATATCACCCAGCCGCGCCGGGATAGCAAAGTGACGGCTTGGGTGAATGTAATTTATGGTTGTAACGAACGCTGCACTTACTGCGTCGTTCCCAATGTGCGTGGGGTGGAACAATCCCGGACACCGGCAGCAATTCGCGCCGAAATGGAGGAATTGGGGCGACAAGGTTACAAAGAAATCACCCTACTTGGTCAAAATATTGACGCTTACGGTAGAGATTTGCCGGGGACGACCAGCGAAGGTCGCCATTTGCACACATTCACAGATTTACTATATTACGTGCATGATGTCCCAGGGATTGAAAGGCTGAGGTTTGCCACAAGTCACCCCCGTTATTTTACGGAGCGTTTAATTAAAGCTTGTGCCGAATTGCCCAAGGTGTGCAAACACTTCCATATACCTTTTCAATCTGGGGATAATGAACTTTTGAAAGCGATGGCGCGGGGTTATACCCACGAAAAATATCGCCGGATTATTGATACAATTCGCCAATATATGCCAGATGCGTCAATTAGTGCCGATGCAATTGTCGGTTTTCCTGGAGAAACAGAAGCACAGTTTGAAAATACCCTGAAGTTGGTGGAAGATATTGGCTTTGACATGTTAAATACAGCCGCATATTCCCCGCGTCCAGGGACACCAGCTGCTTTGTGGGACAATCAGTTAAGTGAAGAAGTCAAAAGCGATCGCCTACAAAGATTAAACCATTTAGGCAACATCAAAGTCGCCGAGCGATCGCAGCGTTATTTTGGCCGCATGGAATTCGTACTGGTAGAAGACCAAAACCCCAAAGATCCCACCCAGGTAATGGGACGCACAGGCGGTAATCGTCTGACTTTCTTCACTGGTGATATTCAGGAACTCAAAGGCCAGTTGGTTAAGGTGAAAATTACCGAAGTTCGTCCTTTTAGCTTGACTGGGGAATTTGAACGCACCCCATCTAAATCAAAGATTATAGATGGGGATTCGTGCGCTAAGAAGCTGTAATACTTCTTGAGCGTTACCAGGGTTACTGGCGTTCTCAGTGTGTCGTTAGAACTTTCGCTGACGTTGGCGAAGCCTGCGCTCCGCGCATACACCCTAGTAAAAAGTATTATTAATATAATGACTTTTTACTCGTTATAAACAATTAGTGAAATTGGTCTATGTCTCCGGCTGTAAAGCTTTTACAGTACCGCAAACACTAATTATTATAATTATAGCATGAAAGAATAATTGTTGCTGCGCGTTTTATACTGGTTTCGCTTACCCCACCTAAAATGTAGATATTTTTATAGTATTTTTAGGTGGGGACTGCGCGAAACATTTTTGTTCAAACAAAGATAGGACTTACGCATGAGTAACGAAAAATCAAGGGGTTGGGCATCGGGCGACAGACGCCCAGACCGAAAAATTCACCAATGCCCTATGCCCTATGCCCTATGCCCTATGCCCTATGCCCTATGCCCTATGCCCTATGCCCTATGCCCTATGCCCTATGCCCTATGCCCCATGCCCTATGCCCGATCTCCACG
The Gloeotrichia echinulata CP02 DNA segment above includes these coding regions:
- a CDS encoding TIGR04283 family arsenosugar biosynthesis glycosyltransferase: MNNAKISIIIPTLNEAGNIKQAIASTQPSTNIEVIVVDGGSQDDTREIAQSLGAKVISSSPGRAVQMNTGALAASGDILLFLHADTRLPTEFDIMIRTALQQPGIVAGAFTLQIDTSGWGIRWVEWGVNWRSRLWQMPYGDQAIFITKEIFQQIGYFRELPIMEDFELIRRLKPIGRIAIIKVPVITSARRWLQTGILKTTLINQIVIIAYLLGVSPARIRSWYRREKLRKF
- a CDS encoding Uma2 family endonuclease is translated as MFSVGTARKTQLNRVFGHQPSGYIVHHHHNKHLIVLPCQDPITLPSGSEPEPDFVIARATDDHYLSAHPSPKDVLLVIEIADSSLNYDQEVKIPLYAEAGISDYWIFNLVAQHLECYSEPYQELTLNFAYGLKRIFLPNQSVILPCFSDLSLDLSRIFPRITV
- a CDS encoding NB-ARC domain-containing protein, whose product is MAHDIGLSLDTINRFLNAKPVLYGTFEEICRKLNLDWKEISTPDFESTSLQKTIHTQESLSKKYQDWGTAVDVSVFYDRTQEMAQLESWILEYSCRLVTIFGMGGVGKTSLATKLAKQIQDEFDYLIWRSLEVVLKVLSLVAKRFRSP
- the miaB gene encoding tRNA (N6-isopentenyl adenosine(37)-C2)-methylthiotransferase MiaB, whose translation is MTTSQRRYHITTFGCQMNKADSERMAGILEDMGFEFAEDPNHADLILYNTCTIRDNAEQKVYSYLGRQAKRKHEQPDLTLIVAGCVAQQEGESLLRRVPELDLVMGPQYANQLKNLLESVLAGNQIVATEPVHIMEDITQPRRDSKVTAWVNVIYGCNERCTYCVVPNVRGVEQSRTPAAIRAEMEELGRQGYKEITLLGQNIDAYGRDLPGTTSEGRHLHTFTDLLYYVHDVPGIERLRFATSHPRYFTERLIKACAELPKVCKHFHIPFQSGDNELLKAMARGYTHEKYRRIIDTIRQYMPDASISADAIVGFPGETEAQFENTLKLVEDIGFDMLNTAAYSPRPGTPAALWDNQLSEEVKSDRLQRLNHLGNIKVAERSQRYFGRMEFVLVEDQNPKDPTQVMGRTGGNRLTFFTGDIQELKGQLVKVKITEVRPFSLTGEFERTPSKSKIIDGDSCAKKL
- a CDS encoding TVP38/TMEM64 family protein, which produces MSQKNTKYSTYITIGFVFIFLSLICAIFWNTNQDLAQASTLFISVPVPSPQFNPQAILRDALQSINSLGAVGAIAFIVLYIIATVAFLPGSILTLGSGVIFGVVWGSIYVFIGATLGATAAFIVGRYLARGWVASKITGNKKFAAIDQAVAKEGLKIVLLTRLSPIFPFNLLNYAFGITGVSLKDYFIGSVGMIPGTIMYVYIGSLAGNLARIGTEAQPTNPTLQWLIRILGLIATIAVTVFVTRVARKALDQAVSN
- a CDS encoding TVP38/TMEM64 family protein, with translation MHKRRLYTILKFALLSCLLATLIIVTKHFNVQEFLQTSIIWINSLGALGPIAFIVVYNLATLLFIPGSILTLKGGCLFGLFWGSIYVLIAAIIGATLAFLIGRYLSRDWVSQQIEKHPKFKALDLAVATEGWKIVLLTRLSPLFPFNLLNYAFGVTQVSLRDYILGSIGIVPGTVMYVYIGSLAGNLAMINIHHQPSNPQSQIAEWVLQIVGLIATVAVTVYVTKIAQKALKQTVATAEITHDTNNHN